The DNA window GCGGTGTTCATGGTCGAGGACTCGCGGAAGGACCGCAACCTGCAGCGGGATCCGCGTGTGGCGCTGTCCACGACGCGTCCCGACCAGCCGCTCGACATGGCGACCGTGCGCGGTCGCGTCGTCGAGCGCATCACCGGCGAGGCGGCGATGGAGGTCGTCGACCGTATCGCCCGGCTCTACACGGGCGCGGACTACGACGTCCGCTCCGGCATGGCGGTCT is part of the Microbacterium lemovicicum genome and encodes:
- a CDS encoding TIGR03618 family F420-dependent PPOX class oxidoreductase codes for the protein MSSWETVRPYFARGALAHIATLLPDGAPHSVPVWIGVEGDRLAVFMVEDSRKDRNLQRDPRVALSTTRPDQPLDMATVRGRVVERITGEAAMEVVDRIARLYTGADYDVRSGMAVFFIEPERAWSQDYSG